One Mycobacterium kubicae genomic window carries:
- the dapB gene encoding 4-hydroxy-tetrahydrodipicolinate reductase has translation MRIGVLGAKGKVGATMVRAVAAADDLTLSAEVDAGDSLSLLTDGDTEVVIDFTHPDVVMDNLKFLIDNGIHAVVGTTGFTAERLDQVGSWLSDKPGTSILIAPNFAIGAVLSMHFAKQAARFFDSAEVIELHHPNKADAPSGTATRTAKLIAEARKGLPPNPDATSTSLPGARGADVDGVPVHAVRLAGLVAHQEVLFGTEGETLTIRHDSLDRTSFVPGVLLAVRRIREHPGLTVGIEPLLNLQ, from the coding sequence ATGCGGATAGGCGTGCTGGGGGCCAAAGGCAAGGTTGGGGCGACGATGGTGCGGGCGGTTGCGGCCGCCGACGATCTCACCTTGTCCGCCGAAGTCGACGCCGGTGACTCGCTGAGCCTGCTGACCGACGGCGACACCGAAGTCGTCATCGACTTCACCCACCCCGACGTGGTGATGGACAACCTGAAGTTCCTCATCGACAACGGGATTCACGCGGTCGTCGGCACCACCGGTTTCACCGCCGAGCGCCTGGACCAAGTCGGGTCCTGGCTATCCGACAAACCCGGCACCTCGATCCTGATTGCCCCGAACTTCGCCATTGGGGCAGTGCTCTCCATGCATTTCGCCAAACAGGCCGCGCGGTTCTTCGACTCCGCCGAAGTCATCGAACTGCACCATCCCAACAAGGCCGACGCCCCCTCGGGCACCGCGACCCGCACCGCGAAACTGATCGCCGAAGCGCGAAAAGGCCTGCCGCCCAATCCGGATGCCACCAGCACCAGCCTGCCCGGGGCGCGCGGCGCCGATGTCGACGGCGTGCCCGTGCACGCGGTGCGGCTGGCCGGGCTGGTCGCCCATCAGGAGGTGCTGTTCGGCACCGAGGGCGAGACCCTGACCATCCGCCACGACAGTCTGGACCGCACGTCGTTTGTTCCCGGTGTGCTGCTTGCGGTGCGACGCATCCGCGAGCACCCGGGCCTCACCGTCGGCATCGAGCCGCTGCTCAACCTGCAATGA